One window of Ignavibacteriota bacterium genomic DNA carries:
- a CDS encoding alkaline phosphatase family protein, with protein MKQKSPHVLMLFLDGVGIGKKDANINPFFAANLKTLNTLLDGNIPSLHSSSFSNSVTSLVPINATLGVEGLPQSGTGQTALMTGMNASKFIGKHFGPYPYSTLKPIIQEQNIFKTLSDKEKKVFYANAFPPKYFEYINSTKMRMTAITYSWLSSGFSLNTHEVLARGDALSADITSQRWNVQGFPSVPNLTPLEAGERLAQFSDEYDFTLFEFYYTDHIGHNQSMQQAIEVLELLDALLEGIISHFDAERNLFFLTSDHGNLEDLSTKTHTRNPVPLLAYGKRHKELTSSVKNLTHVVPSLLEIMA; from the coding sequence ACATCAATCCGTTCTTTGCCGCGAATCTAAAAACACTCAACACGCTTCTTGACGGGAATATTCCTTCGTTGCACAGTTCATCATTTTCAAACTCGGTCACTTCACTCGTTCCAATCAATGCGACGCTTGGCGTTGAGGGATTACCACAAAGTGGGACCGGACAAACAGCGTTGATGACAGGAATGAACGCCTCGAAGTTTATCGGCAAACATTTTGGACCGTATCCTTACTCGACTCTGAAACCGATTATTCAGGAACAAAACATTTTCAAAACGCTTTCAGATAAAGAAAAGAAAGTTTTCTACGCTAACGCGTTCCCTCCAAAATATTTCGAATACATTAATTCTACAAAAATGAGGATGACAGCAATAACGTACTCTTGGCTGTCATCAGGATTTAGTTTGAACACACATGAAGTCCTTGCTCGCGGCGACGCGCTTTCTGCCGATATTACGAGTCAGCGTTGGAATGTTCAGGGATTTCCGAGTGTGCCGAATCTGACTCCCCTAGAAGCAGGCGAACGACTCGCTCAGTTTTCCGATGAGTACGATTTCACCTTGTTTGAATTTTATTACACCGACCACATCGGTCATAATCAATCAATGCAACAAGCTATTGAAGTGTTGGAATTGTTGGATGCTTTGTTGGAGGGAATCATCAGTCACTTTGATGCAGAACGAAATCTTTTTTTCCTCACAAGCGACCATGGAAACCTCGAAGATTTGTCAACGAAAACTCACACGCGAAATCCTGTTCCGTTATTGGCGTATGGTAAACGGCACAAGGAACTGACGTCGTCAGTGAAGAATCTGACACACGTTGTTCCTTCATTGTTGGAAATAATGGCATAA
- a CDS encoding PIN domain protein, which translates to MKQRIYIDTSVIGGYFDDEFKEATQRLFLRFENGELNFVVSDLLELELINAPQHVRQLLLRYPKGTFERVEITEEVVRLADMYITENVVGKTSIEDCRHIALATVNNVDVLVSWNFKHIVNLDRIRGYNAVNVKHGYPMIEIRSPKEIINYEN; encoded by the coding sequence ATGAAGCAAAGAATTTACATTGACACGTCTGTTATTGGCGGTTACTTCGATGACGAGTTCAAGGAAGCAACACAACGATTGTTTCTAAGATTTGAAAATGGTGAACTGAACTTTGTTGTTTCAGACCTCCTTGAACTTGAATTAATCAATGCACCCCAACATGTCAGGCAATTGTTACTCCGGTACCCGAAAGGCACATTTGAAAGAGTAGAGATTACGGAAGAAGTCGTTCGGTTAGCAGATATGTACATTACCGAAAACGTTGTAGGGAAAACAAGCATCGAAGATTGCCGGCACATTGCTCTTGCGACAGTGAACAACGTTGACGTGTTGGTAAGTTGGAATTTCAAGCATATTGTCAATCTTGATAGAATCAGAGGATATAATGCCGTAAATGTGAAACACGGTTATCCGATGATTGAAATCAGAAGTCCAAAGGAAATTATTAACTATGAAAACTGA
- a CDS encoding DNA internalization-related competence protein ComEC/Rec2, which yields MFDRYPAIKLCVPFIVGILIGWQLNISLWWFIAGLSILALLSILFLKFKPQESVTSLFILFSLMLFGMFKISFDAKYQPNNSIERFLTEEEQEATLVGVVNERAVSKGEYYSLRIETETLMVSGYGLQVTGFKLKQQVDGDAIVSIPKKNISKDVIENLSYGRKVNLTGMFKRPPRARNPGEFDYRNYLKLQGIYAQVYVRTDSNIQLGEKTGTWILSEVIHPFRDWISTTMDSLIGGEEAKLVKGLVIGERSEIDPSIKLAFTNAGLMHILAVSGLNVGLVAIMFWSVFSLFRFPRSLIGVLTVLSLVFFIFLTGAEASVTRAVIMACVFIGAKIFEQRTSLLNALGVAALVILLIDSRWLFDVGFQLSFVAVLSLAYILPKLERQVNTLPERFRANSFFRKYILLATAVTLSATIGTLPLTAYYFHKISIVGIAMNLLAVPVSGIILALGCAVVLMAAISTWLGSMYATVAYAFSWFLLRFTEWGGNLPFSVVEINLSFPQAVGMFAVILFLLEFHRPLVRRLGIISFLLIANVVLYSSLFAESNSSLKITMLDVGQGDAIVVQLPNGKTMLVDAGPIDSKRDAGTKTIAPFLKRIGVEKIDALFISHPHADHLGGTPALLRAIEVGTIYECGAKSESKLVKEIGRLTDSLQIESKKLLAGNIVTVDSSVRLYILHPFDDKNSFEENLNNHSLVIKLVYGTTSILFSGDAEEPAEQEITAAFDNFLDCDVIKVGHHGSITSSSEELLEKVTPQIALVSVGNKNKFKHPSPTVIQRFQDGGCKVFRTDKMGAIVLESDGQSWKEIQWRED from the coding sequence ATGTTTGACCGATATCCTGCAATAAAATTATGTGTTCCGTTTATTGTTGGCATTCTCATCGGTTGGCAGTTGAACATTTCTTTGTGGTGGTTCATCGCCGGACTTTCAATTCTTGCTCTGCTCTCCATCCTCTTTTTGAAGTTCAAACCACAAGAGAGTGTCACTTCGCTCTTTATTCTTTTTAGTTTAATGTTGTTCGGGATGTTCAAAATCTCGTTCGATGCAAAATATCAACCGAATAATTCGATCGAGCGATTTCTTACTGAGGAAGAACAGGAAGCAACGCTTGTCGGAGTTGTGAACGAACGGGCTGTTTCGAAAGGAGAGTATTACTCGCTTCGGATTGAGACGGAAACGCTGATGGTTTCGGGTTACGGGTTGCAGGTTACAGGTTTCAAGTTGAAACAACAAGTTGATGGAGATGCGATTGTTTCGATTCCTAAGAAAAACATTTCAAAAGATGTAATCGAAAATCTTTCTTATGGAAGAAAGGTAAATCTAACCGGAATGTTCAAACGCCCGCCGAGAGCAAGAAATCCCGGAGAATTTGATTATCGGAACTATCTCAAACTGCAAGGAATTTATGCGCAAGTGTATGTCCGGACTGACAGCAACATACAACTTGGCGAAAAAACGGGAACATGGATTCTTTCTGAAGTGATTCATCCGTTCAGAGATTGGATCAGCACGACGATGGATTCGCTCATTGGCGGCGAAGAAGCAAAACTTGTCAAGGGCTTGGTTATCGGTGAGCGAAGCGAGATTGACCCGTCAATCAAACTCGCGTTCACGAATGCGGGATTAATGCACATCCTCGCAGTCTCAGGTTTGAATGTCGGTTTGGTGGCGATAATGTTTTGGTCGGTCTTTTCTCTGTTCCGTTTTCCGCGTTCATTGATTGGAGTGCTGACCGTTCTCAGTCTTGTCTTTTTTATTTTTCTGACAGGTGCTGAAGCATCGGTAACCCGTGCTGTTATCATGGCATGTGTGTTTATCGGGGCGAAAATATTTGAACAACGAACCAGTTTATTGAACGCACTTGGTGTTGCCGCACTTGTCATTTTACTTATTGATTCGCGATGGCTGTTCGATGTCGGGTTTCAACTTTCATTCGTTGCGGTTCTTTCGCTTGCATACATTCTTCCGAAGTTAGAGCGACAAGTCAATACATTGCCGGAACGATTTCGGGCAAATTCTTTTTTTAGAAAGTACATTCTTCTTGCAACGGCAGTTACACTTTCAGCAACCATCGGAACGCTTCCACTCACAGCGTATTACTTTCACAAAATATCCATCGTCGGAATTGCGATGAACTTGCTTGCAGTTCCTGTTTCAGGAATTATTCTTGCATTGGGCTGTGCCGTTGTTTTGATGGCGGCAATTTCGACTTGGCTTGGTTCGATGTATGCAACGGTTGCGTATGCGTTTAGTTGGTTTCTCCTTCGATTTACAGAATGGGGCGGAAACTTACCATTCAGCGTGGTTGAAATAAACTTGAGTTTCCCTCAAGCGGTAGGAATGTTTGCCGTAATTTTATTCTTGCTTGAATTTCATCGTCCGCTTGTCAGGAGGCTCGGAATAATTTCTTTTTTGTTGATTGCCAATGTCGTTCTTTACTCGTCGCTTTTTGCAGAATCAAATTCTTCTCTGAAAATAACGATGCTTGATGTCGGGCAGGGAGATGCAATCGTTGTGCAACTTCCGAACGGGAAGACAATGTTGGTTGATGCCGGACCGATTGACAGCAAACGGGATGCAGGAACGAAAACAATTGCGCCTTTTCTGAAACGAATCGGAGTTGAGAAGATTGACGCGCTGTTTATCAGTCATCCGCACGCCGACCATCTTGGCGGAACGCCTGCGTTGCTGAGAGCAATTGAGGTTGGAACAATTTACGAATGTGGTGCGAAGAGCGAATCCAAACTTGTGAAAGAGATTGGACGATTGACGGATTCATTACAGATTGAGTCCAAGAAACTGCTTGCAGGAAATATCGTCACGGTAGATTCATCAGTAAGATTGTACATTCTTCATCCATTCGATGATAAGAATTCGTTCGAAGAGAATCTGAACAATCACTCACTTGTCATAAAACTCGTATATGGAACCACGAGCATTTTGTTTTCCGGCGATGCTGAGGAACCTGCTGAGCAAGAGATCACTGCTGCGTTTGATAATTTTCTTGATTGCGATGTCATCAAAGTAGGACATCATGGAAGCATCACAAGCAGTTCGGAAGAATTGTTGGAAAAGGTTACGCCGCAGATTGCGCTTGTTTCTGTCGGAAACAAAAACAAGTTCAAGCACCCGTCTCCGACCGTGATTCAAAGATTTCAGGATGGAGGATGCAAGGTTTTTCGAACGGACAAAATGGGAGCCATCGTGTTAGAATCCGATGGTCAGTCGTGGAAAGAAATTCAGTGGAGAGAAGATTGA
- a CDS encoding DUF2283 domain-containing protein: MPKIQYDPEVKILNIRLREDKSVDSEIKENVVLDYDAQGHIVNIEIMDINIEDIIRNVHELESA, from the coding sequence ATGCCTAAAATTCAATACGACCCGGAAGTCAAAATTCTCAACATTCGTCTTCGTGAAGACAAAAGTGTTGATAGTGAAATCAAAGAGAATGTTGTTCTCGACTATGACGCGCAAGGTCATATAGTGAACATCGAAATAATGGATATTAACATTGAGGACATTATCAGAAATGTTCACGAACTAGAAAGCGCCTAG
- a CDS encoding methylmalonyl-CoA mutase family protein has protein sequence MNESLNKKKTIWEDVTLEPVLKKSSERKKQFQTDSGIEIERLALPSEADYEKQLGFPGEYPFTRGVYPTMYRGRFWTMRQYAGFASAEESNKRYRYLLNQGTTGLSVAFDLPTQMGYDSDHAFAEGEVGKVGVAIDSLQDMETLFDGITLDKITTSMTINATAAILLCMYVAVAKKQGSDLKKLSGTIQNDILKEYIARGTYIYPPKQSMRLVTDTFSWCEEHLPKWNTISISGYHIREAGSTAVQEVAFTLANAIAYVQSAVDTGLNVDKFGAQLSFFFNAHNNFIEEIAKFRAARRMWANIMKEQFGATNPESMKLRFHAQTGGSTLTAQQIDNNIVRVTLQALAATLGGCQSLHTNSRDEALALPTEESVRIALRTQQIIAHESGTADSVDPLGGSFLLEQMTDEVERRAWEYLDKIKSLGGAVKAIEQSYYQTEIATSAYEYQKAIEKKEKIIVGVNEFAIEETNQPPLFKVDETVRSVQSEKLTALRQQRDNKQVNVSLQLLKQAANGSENVLPHILSCVEAYGTLGEISDALRGVWGEY, from the coding sequence ATGAACGAATCATTAAACAAAAAGAAAACAATCTGGGAAGACGTAACACTTGAACCTGTCTTGAAGAAATCAAGTGAACGTAAGAAACAATTTCAGACAGACTCAGGGATTGAGATTGAACGGCTCGCGCTTCCATCGGAGGCCGATTACGAAAAGCAACTTGGATTTCCGGGTGAGTATCCATTCACTCGCGGAGTCTATCCGACAATGTACCGCGGTCGCTTTTGGACGATGAGGCAATACGCGGGATTTGCAAGTGCGGAAGAATCAAACAAGCGGTACCGGTATTTGTTGAATCAGGGAACGACCGGGCTTTCCGTCGCATTTGATTTGCCGACACAAATGGGTTACGATTCTGACCACGCGTTCGCTGAAGGGGAAGTCGGGAAGGTCGGCGTTGCAATTGATTCTTTGCAGGACATGGAAACATTGTTCGATGGAATCACGCTCGACAAAATTACGACTTCGATGACCATCAACGCGACTGCAGCAATATTGCTTTGCATGTATGTTGCAGTTGCGAAGAAGCAAGGTTCTGATTTGAAGAAACTTTCCGGCACAATTCAGAACGATATCCTGAAAGAATATATTGCGCGAGGAACCTACATCTATCCGCCGAAGCAATCTATGCGGCTCGTAACGGATACATTCAGTTGGTGCGAGGAACATCTTCCGAAGTGGAATACAATTTCGATTAGCGGTTACCACATTCGTGAAGCAGGTTCGACAGCGGTTCAGGAAGTTGCATTTACGCTTGCCAATGCGATAGCGTATGTCCAATCAGCGGTTGATACGGGGTTGAATGTGGACAAGTTCGGAGCGCAACTCTCGTTCTTCTTCAATGCGCACAATAATTTCATAGAAGAAATTGCCAAGTTTCGGGCGGCGCGGAGGATGTGGGCGAACATTATGAAGGAACAATTTGGCGCAACGAATCCCGAATCCATGAAACTCAGATTTCATGCGCAAACCGGTGGCTCGACATTAACCGCGCAACAGATTGATAACAACATCGTGCGTGTTACGTTACAGGCGCTTGCGGCAACGCTTGGGGGATGTCAATCGCTCCACACCAACAGCAGGGATGAAGCGCTTGCGTTACCGACGGAAGAATCAGTGCGGATTGCTCTCCGTACTCAGCAAATCATCGCACATGAATCAGGCACGGCGGATTCGGTTGACCCGCTCGGTGGTTCCTTCCTTCTTGAACAGATGACGGATGAAGTAGAGCGACGTGCGTGGGAATATCTTGATAAAATCAAATCGCTCGGCGGCGCGGTGAAAGCAATCGAGCAAAGTTATTATCAAACGGAAATCGCGACGAGCGCATACGAGTATCAAAAAGCAATCGAGAAGAAAGAGAAAATAATTGTCGGTGTGAACGAGTTCGCAATTGAGGAAACGAATCAACCTCCGTTATTCAAAGTGGATGAAACGGTACGTTCAGTTCAAAGTGAAAAGTTAACAGCCTTAAGACAACAGCGAGATAACAAACAAGTGAATGTTTCTTTACAATTGTTGAAGCAAGCAGCGAACGGAAGCGAGAATGTTTTACCACATATTCTCTCATGCGTTGAAGCGTATGGTACGCTGGGGGAAATTTCGGATGCTTTGAGAGGTGTGTGGGGAGAATATTGA